In Scatophagus argus isolate fScaArg1 chromosome 18, fScaArg1.pri, whole genome shotgun sequence, the DNA window GTGAGAGCCTGATGGTAACTAGATGCGCATGAACTGACATATTTCtgccacaaggtggcagcagagCTCACAACTGGTCACAGATCAGCTCACTGAGAAGCGGAaccagacaatcacacacaacagCTGAGACCAACTCAAGACTAATATTAGCAATCAGTTTATTCATGTATGGTGAATATTCTCCTGAGAAGATGCTGGAATCAGCTGGCACACTTTGGCCTTATTGACAGAAAGTCACATGAGCACAGtaacatttttcctcttttaattAAAGCAACTCTTTGGTTGTCTCTGCAGCCTCGTCTGCgatgctgctgcagtgttttgcagTCAGACCCGATGGACCAGATGGTGGCGCGCTGCTGCAGCACTGCGCCACCAGTCggaccagaaccagaaccatCCAGCCCGCCATCAAGCTCTCCCCTGAACTTGCACAGTCCAGGTCCCAAAGGAGGCCGCCTCCTCAGAGCTCCAACGTGACCAAGAGTAATCGAAGTCAACGTCGCgaccgccgccgccgccgccgtgTGTCTCCTGCCACTGACCTacaggaggatgaagaagatgaggaagaggaggaagaggtggaggaggtggtagCAGAGGACACAGGTGATCCCACCTGGACTCCACCAGAGGGAGGTGAGAGaggacaaaccaaaacacatcttatttggttaaaaaaaaatttgaatttgttaatttatttcttaaattgttttgattatttgtgTTCTTATTCTCACATTTTCAATGTTTTTCACTTACACGATTTGTTTGCATGAATTCCTGTActctacatttttaaattttgaattttatttttcagcagttattaaattatttctgtgGTATTATTGTATcttaaagaaaatacattttgattttaatatgtttcaggttttatttttgtatgttttttttttagttaacAACATATTCACACCCAGTCTGATATCTGATATGTTCATGTTACAAGGTCATCTTTCTTCTCTGATCCCCCCAGGTGTCAACTCTCACGAGTCTCACTCGGCTCTCCAGGACGTCCAGCTGGACTCAGAGTCCCAGCATGCACCTCTTCGTGCAGTGAAGATGGAGCCCGACAGCACCGTGTGCGACATCTGTGGCAAAGTGATGAAGAACAAGTCGAGTCTAGCCCGGCACTCCTTCATTCACACGGGGAAGAAGCCGTTCGCCTGCCACCTGTGCGACCTGCGCTTCAACCGCCGCGACAACCTGCAGCACCACCTGAACCGCCTGCACCCCAACGGTGTGGCGAAGCTGGAGAAGCAGCGTGAGGTGCAGACGTGGCTTTGTGCCGTCTGCGGTAAAACCTTCAGCTGCAGGTCCCGGCTGAAGACACATGAGGTCATCCACTCAGGGGTGAAACCTCACCGCTGTGACCTCTGCCCCAAAGCCTACATGAGGACCAATGACCTCGAGCACCATAAGAAGATCGTTCATATCAACGGCGCCGCCGAGCCCCAGCGGTCGAGCTCGTTGCTCTGCGACCTCTGCGGCAAAGAGTTTAAATGCAAGTCGCAGCTGGCCGTCCACTTCCAGACTCACACCGGAGAGCGACCGCACCTCTGCGACATCTGTGGGCGCAAATTCGGCCGCCAGTACCAGCTTAAACGCCACAAAATCCTGGTTCACGCCAACCGAGCGAATGGCGAGGAGAACCTGCCACCTGATGCGCCATTTGCCTGTGACGTCTGTGGGAAGCGGCTGAAATCTGAAGCGCAGCTCGCCGCTCACTCCCGCATCCACTCAGGTGACAAACCTCACCGCTGCAGCATCTGTCTGCGCAGCTTCCAGAGCGCCACCTGCCTGAAGCAGCACCACCTACGCGTTCACCTCAGGGTCAGAGTCAATGAGGCGCCGCACCCCATCGGGCGTAGGAAGAGCTCAGCGGTGGCGAAGGCCTTTCCGTGTCCTGTCTGTGGCAAAGTTTTCAAGTTCAAGTCTTTGCTGGCGAGTCACTCGCTGATTCACAGCGAGATCCGACCATACGGCTGCGACTTCTGCAGCCGCAGCTTCAGACGCCTCAGCCACTTGAAGAGACACCGTGAGGTCGTCCACGCCAACGGAGAGCGGCTGCCGCAGAGCTTCATCTGCAACATCTGTGGCAAAGACAAGAAGTGCCGCTCGCAGCTCGCCAGACACGTCATCATCCACACCGGCGAGCGGCCGTTTGCCTGCGACCTCTGCACCGCCCGCTTCAACCGCAGCGGGAACCTGAAGCAGCACAGGAAGCGCATGCATGGTGTGGGAACGGCGGCCACGGAGGAAACCACGCCCATCCTGTTCGATGACAACGACACGGTTCCGGTTCTGGCTtacaaacaggaagagacggTGGTGGCTGTGGACGTCACAGCCGAGGACGGCGAGGCTGCGGTGGTGGCGAGCAACCAGACAGACGCTTTGCAGCACCTTGTCCCAACTACCTGAACTGAGCATGCTCAGAACGTCCTGCCTTCCTGCTTCGCTTCTTTGAACCTTTGAGTTTGTGATGTGGAACCCGTCTGATGTTCTGAGGGGTGAAGATCAAACGGAGATGTTTCCTGAAGAAGAAGGTTCTGCAAAGAACAATGCTGAGTTCCTCCTAAAGAACCGTTCTGCTCTGATACTTTGAATTAAACATCAGCTTTCACAGACGAGTCTTTGTTCAGCCCTTCAGTCTTCCGCAGCAGAGATGTGGATTCTTTCCTCCTCGTGTCCATTAAGTTTTGACTGTTGGGAGCGGATTGGTTGACTTCACAGAGGAAGTGTTCTATTCACGACAAAGACAGATTTTAATTTAAGACCCAGGactgcagagtgtgtgatgTCTGGTCCATCACGTGGTGTGAGAACTGAGAAATGTTCCCAGGGTGATGGGATTCAGAAACTACTCTCACATCTCATTAATTTTCCCATTAATCAGACTGAATTACTGAATGATGGATTCTGATGAGGTATTTCATTAAGATGAACAGTCTTAATCTCCCAGTTGAACTGCTTTGGGTTTTAAACtctgaagtgaaaatgaaacgAGTTCCTCAGGACCCAAACCTGATGTGCAGGGCCGTAGAACAGAATGCTGGACCCGGTGCTGAGGGCCCCTCTCCGCAGTTTGGTTCTGGTGTGTCTATGGAGCCTGTGGATGTCAgtctgtacagtacagtgaatATTTGAAACTTCCTGTGGAAGGGACTGAAGTCTAATAATCCTGGAAACACAGCGAGATTCCATCATACATCTACTATATgggacaaaaatattgggacatcTGATCATTAAAgtaacagggactttaatgacatccaTCTTCTGTACTGCTTTATCCAGTAGGGCCGTGGAGGGGCTGGAGTGTATCTGAGCTGGACACAGGTGAGAGGTGggtaacagcttccactcttctgtgaaggctttccacaacatgttggagtgtttctgtgggaatttgtgcccattcatgcagtagagcatttgtgaggtcacacactgatgttggaccaaaaggcctggctcacaatctccgttccagttcatcccaaaggtgttggatggggttgaggtcagggctctgtgtgggccagtcaagttcttccacaccaaactcatgcaaccatgtctttatggagctttgctttgtgcactggggcacagtcatgctggaatagaaaagggccttcaacaaactgttgccacaaagttggaagcatagcattgtccaaaatgtcttggtgagctgaagcattaaggtttcccttcactggaagtcaggggccgagaacaaaccctgaggaacaggtccacaccacacctgaagtCAGTGTAAAAggtttgtcccaatacttttagCTGTATAGTGTACATGTTTTCTTTGAAGTATTAAAAATTTTAACTCGCACATTACATGGTCGGAAGCTGCTGACAGGCTGATTGAGTTTCTTTACAAACTGACAGATGAGGCGTTTCAGGTTTAATTCACTCCAATAAATTTGATCTTGTTGATTCCGCTGaattcgtgtgtgtgtgatgtttgtatGTGAACTATGAAGTGTGTTAATCAAATGAACGACAGGCTCCCAGCGGCGGCTCAGCAGGTCTGAAATCAGGTGCATTCGAGTGTAAACGGGTCATCAGAACAGACTGTAACCTCACCTGGACCCCACCTGAGGCAGGTGAAGTTATGTTGCATCATCACACAGGAGACCAATCGTGTTCCACATTCAGACGCTTTAATGACACGTTCGCGGACTGATTACAGACGAGGAGAGAAGAGTTTCCTCCGACAGTCTGCTTTCTGTTGAAATCTTAGATtctcttgaaaaataaaacagcttcagTGTTTCTCACATTAACAGATCTGTCCTCCCCGCTTTGTTCACTGCACACATTCGTCACGTGACACACAGGTACAGTCAGCACAGGTGAACAAACAGGTGAAGACTGACCAACCAGAGCTGAAGTACAAGCAGGTGGGAGAAGAACGTGGGACATAAGAAGGATGAAGGAGATGTGGAAGAACACAACGGAAAGAAAGTGCACAGTAAGGAAACAAGATACTGAAAGGATGCAGGGAAGGTAAGGAGGAGGTGTAGAGAGGAACAAGGGACATAAGGTGGCAGGGACTGCAGGTAGAGGGAaggaaggacagaagaagaggacagtacaaacaagacaggaagaaaagaacatcagatttaattatttacagaaaagcaacagaaaggAGGATGTAAGCACAGAAAGATGGAGTGAAGGAAGGCCAGAAAGAACAGGAAGGACGTATCTCCAAAGTAAAGTGAGACAGGAAATAAATGCAGGTgacaacacattcacataccTGTGTAGTAATGTGTAGTACATCTCTGTGGAGGTGCAGTATAAATACCCAGaaatgcagtaaaagtacagtgAAAGTATACAAGCTTCaccaaaagaagagaaaataaaagcctcatCGTCCTCTGAGAACTCAAAGCTCCACCTGTCCATCATCACGCCATGATGAAGATGATTGATTGAGCGATTgaagtgatgtcactgtgatgtcagaCCTCCATGGAGTCCAATTTGGGCGTCCTGGAGATCCACAGGTTGGACTGGTCAGCGGCGGTCTTGGTGTGGGGAGAgctgcaggaaggaaggaagagagagagagagagagtaatcAGTGTTGCCAGGGTTACCACAGGACCCAACATGTGACTGCAGCTTGCTGTGATTGGTCCAGACTTCAGTTATGACAGCCAGCTAACAAATGTCTCATACAGCAGCTCATTCATTTTATACAAGTGACCTGCCCACCACCAAtcgtcttcatcctcatcctcatcctcatcctcatcttcatcaaaCAACCACTCTGCAGCTTCAGTGCAACATTAACCCGAATACAAAGAGGAagttcaggggaaaaaaagcgcCAGATTCAGCAATCTGTCTACTGGGAGACACACCTGAACCAACGCCAGgtattgacacacacacacacacacacacacacagtgaagccGGGCACAGAGCCAGAAGCTGCTGTAAATCAGCTCTTGTTAACAAGACATCTGAGTGTTTGACCTGTCATAATCACTGAGTaagcactgcacacacacacacacacacacacacacacacacacacacacacacacacacacacacaccctgcatcCTCAGCAGTACCAGTCGTCTTGGTTTAGCAGTTTTAGCAGGAGAACGAGAGGCTGCTGGGTTTTGAAGTTCCTGTGGGTCTGAGAACAGGTTGAGTCTGGCTCACTCGTTTCTTCAGTGAGTTCACAGGATGTTGGTGTCCCTGATGTTGGTCCAACCTGGTCTCTAAACGTGGGACTCTTGCTAAGTGAATGAAAGAAGGGAGGTTGGAGTCCTGCGTTCAGGTCTTACCTTCTGCTGAGCCTCTGGAAACAACACGTCCCAGAAGCCACcaggatgagcagcagcagggggatTGTGGGAATGATGACGTACAGCAGTAACATGCCTGAGCAGGGACAGACGAGAGCCGTGAGACGTCAAAATGGACATGAAACCCTGTGAGAGAATCCGTGAGGCATCACTGGACTCAACAGCCCAGGATGTTAGTGTGTGAATACAGGAAGTACAGGAAGAGGAATCAGCTGTGTCTGCACCTGAAGCTCCAGCCATGGTGACCTGAGGGGGAACATCGTCGCCACCTGCAGACTGTTTGACCACACCTCCACCTGCCGTCGcctctgaggacacacacaaacacacacattttgaccTCAGGGCGGCGCTgcatgcctcttagaccccatccctaccaaacttctcaaagaagctttacccttacttagcacctgtctattagacatgatcaatctgtccctgataacaggccatgtaccccagtcctttaaagtagctgtagtcaaacctctccttaaaaaacacacacttgatccagaggttttaagcaactatagaccaatatctaaccttccatttctttccaagatccttgaaagaacagtcgccaatcagttatatgactttcttcaaaataataacttatttgaaacttttcaatctggctttagagctcatcatagcacagaaacagcattggtcaaagtcacaaatgacctcctcctggcatcagacaagggatttatctctgtccttgtactgttagaccttagtgctgcatttgacaccattgaccactctatattactgcacagattggaacacctaattggcatcaaaggaactgcattaagctggtttcagtcttatttatcagagcgatttcaatttgttcatgttaatgatacatcgtccacactgtcaaaagttagtcatggagttccccaaggttctgtccttgggccaatattattcagcctgtatatgctccccattggtgattGGTgattattaggaaacactccatacattttcattgttatgcggatgacacgcaattgtacttatcaatgaaaccagatgaaacaaatcagctagtcaagcttcaggcatgtcttaaagacataaaaacctggatgaccagcaacttcctacttctcaattcagacaaaaccgaagttattgttctgggccccgaacaccttagaaataaattatgcagtgatattgcatcgatagatggcttagccgtggcctcaagctccactgtaaggaattttggagttatctttgaccaggacatgtcctttaactcgcacattgcaaatatttcaaagactgcattctttcacctccgaaatatcgcaaagattaggcacatcctgagtcagaaagatgcagaaaaattagtccatgcattcctctagactggattactgtaactcccttctatcaggctgccccagtaaatccataaagactctccagctaatccagaacgctgcagcacgactactgacaagaaccagcatgagagatcatatttctcctgtactggcttctctacattggctacctgtaaaattcaggatagattttaaaattctcctcctcacttataaagccctgaacggtcaggcaccatcctatcttaaagagttaatagtaccctattatcccaccagaactttgcgttcccaaaatgcagggctacttgtggttcctagagtcctcaaaagtagactgggaaccagagcatttagttatcaagctcctctactatggaaccatcttccagtttcggtccgggaggcggacaccctctctacatttaagagtagactaaaaactttcctctttgataaagcttatagttagggctggcctaggccggcccctagttatgctgctataggcttagactgccggggtcctcccatgacgcactgagctctttcttcctctccctctccttctgcacacattcatgtcccattaatgcatattactaactcaacttcttccctggagtccctgtgctttcttgtcccacagattcctatcgatcatgactggacctcctgctgcggtcctgctgtcttcctgctcaaaacctactgcaattactactgtttagtcataatctgatttaaatctgttaagactcagtacagctactaccattattgtcactaccattgttatcaaaatcaccataataccttctgtatacttcattgtcattgtcattatctacatttcgatacttctggtattattactgctgctatgcatctctgcttgtgtgctccttctctcacaccccaccccctctgtctctctcccttgctctctctgtcgctctcctgctctctctctctctctctctctctctgtcaacccaaccggtcaaggcagatggccgcccatcttgagccggggtctgctccgaggtttctgccttctaaaaggcagtttttcctcgccactgtcgccaagtgcttgctcaagggggaatgttgggctctctctattttacaatttaattaaagagtttggtctggacctgctctaattggaaagtgtcatgagataacttttgttgtgaattggcgctatataaataaactgaattgaaaattgaattgaaaaggATTCATCCTCCGGAGAACGTGAACGTCTGAACATAACCGTGGATCTGCTGTCTTGGTTTCTGTTCTGCTTCATCAGCGGTGAAGTTCATCCTCAGCTCAAAGTCTGACACAAAACACCAACAGCTTCATCTGAATCAGCCTTCACCTGTTAGCTCCACCCTCGTACATCACACCACACTGAATAAAAGACTCTTGCAGAGCCTCACAGCAGGAAGTGACCTTCATGTACTCCTTcggttaaaaacattttactgtgtcGGTCATAAAGAGCAGCTCACCTGTGCCCTGCCCCTCAGGTGTGTCCCCCTGTTCCTTCACAAGATGGCTCTCTAAAGAAAGGAAGCAAAGGGGAGACGAACAACAtgaatggcaaaaaaaagaacagcgtttcttacaaacatttaaacaaatatagaAATTTATCAAAATGGCTACAACATTatgaaataattaaagaaatataTGGCaagagataaagacaaaaatgaacaaaaagaataagagaaatataaaaaa includes these proteins:
- the LOC124049527 gene encoding zinc finger protein 708-like, which translates into the protein MSSGLLEPPEGGEQLCVFLLRHEGEEESRREVGCQWECPEEERREVGCQSDTAERRDAAVQVDLLTQHLSWRHCKASSAMLLQCFAVRPDGPDGGALLQHCATSRTRTRTIQPAIKLSPELAQSRSQRRPPPQSSNVTKSNRSQRRDRRRRRRVSPATDLQEDEEDEEEEEEVEEVVAEDTGDPTWTPPEGGVNSHESHSALQDVQLDSESQHAPLRAVKMEPDSTVCDICGKVMKNKSSLARHSFIHTGKKPFACHLCDLRFNRRDNLQHHLNRLHPNGVAKLEKQREVQTWLCAVCGKTFSCRSRLKTHEVIHSGVKPHRCDLCPKAYMRTNDLEHHKKIVHINGAAEPQRSSSLLCDLCGKEFKCKSQLAVHFQTHTGERPHLCDICGRKFGRQYQLKRHKILVHANRANGEENLPPDAPFACDVCGKRLKSEAQLAAHSRIHSGDKPHRCSICLRSFQSATCLKQHHLRVHLRVRVNEAPHPIGRRKSSAVAKAFPCPVCGKVFKFKSLLASHSLIHSEIRPYGCDFCSRSFRRLSHLKRHREVVHANGERLPQSFICNICGKDKKCRSQLARHVIIHTGERPFACDLCTARFNRSGNLKQHRKRMHGVGTAATEETTPILFDDNDTVPVLAYKQEETVVAVDVTAEDGEAAVVASNQTDALQHLVPTT